The following nucleotide sequence is from Polyangia bacterium.
CACGCTGGCCGACGGACGGTCGGGGCTGCGCATCCTGACCAACCTGTGCGATCGGCGCTGCGTGCGGGTGAAGGCGCGCGTGCCGCACCGGACGCTGGCCACCGGCGAGCTTGACGGTGTGGGCGTGCGCGACGGCATCGTGGCGGCGTCGCGCTTCGCCGAGGACGATCCATACCGCGCCGCCACCCACAACAAGGGAATCATGAACGGCGTCGACGCGGTGGTGATCGCTACCGGCAACGACTGGCGCGGGGTGGAAGCCGGCGCGCACGCCTTCGCTTGCACCGGCGGCCGCTATCGCCCGCTGGCGACGTGGGCGGTCGACGGACCGAGCGGCGATCTGATCGGCCGGATGGAGATGCCGATGGCGGTGGGCACCGTGGGCGGCACGCTGCAGGTCCACGCCGGCGCGCGCCTGGCGCAGAGGATTCTGGGTGTCACGTCGTCGACCACGCTGGGCATGCTGATCGGCTGCGTCGGCATGGCGTCGAATCTGGCGGCGCTGCGCGCGCTGGCCAGCGACGGGATCCAGCGCGGGCACATGGCCCTGCACCGGCGAGCCACCGCGTCCTTGCGGCGGGTAGACGAGCCGCTGGCGACGGTGTCCGCCACCGAGCCCGTGCCGGTGGTAGGGTCTCGGCCATGATTCGGCAGATCTTGCGCGACGGGCGGGAGGGCGTGGACGGACCGGCGGCGCGCGCGGCAGCCATGACGGGCGCGCTGCGCGGGCCCAGCGGACGGCCGCCGATTCCCTGGCTGGATCCGCCGGGTGGGCCGTGGACCGTCGAGCGCGCCTACAAATACTGCGAGGACTTCGCCCGCGCCCACACCGAGCGCTTTCCGGTGGCGTCGCGCCTGGTGCCGGCCGAGATGCGGCCGCATCTGATCGCGCTTTACGCTTTCGCCCGCAGCGCCGACGATTTCGCCGACGAGCCGCAGTACGAAGGCCGGCGCATCGAGGCGCTGGATCGCTGGCAAGAGGAACTGGACCGCTGCTTTCACGGCGAGGCCGATCACCCGGTGTTCATCGCCCTGGCCGACACCATCGAGAAGCGCGACCTGCCGCTGCCGCCGCTGGGCGACATGTTGACAGCGTTTCGCATGGACCTCGACGTCACCCGCTACTCGACCTTCCAGGCGCTGCGCGGGTACACGGCGCGCTCGGCCGATCCGGTGGGGCGTCTGCTGTTGTCGCTGTTCGGCTACCGGCAACCGGAGCTGTTTCGTTTCGCCGACGAGATCTCCACGGCGCTGCAGCTGACCAACTTCTGGCAGGACGTGGCCGCCGACGCCGCCCGCGGGCACATCTACATTCCGGCCGAGGATCTGCACTTTTTCGGCCTCACCGAAGCCGACGTGCGGTCGCTCAAGCCCAGCAAGACCATGCGCAATCTCCTGCGCTTTGAAGTGGCCCGCACGCGCGCCCTGTACGAACGCGGGCGGCCGCTGCTGGAAATGCTGGGGAACGACCTGCGCCTGGAGCTGACGCTGATCTGGCTTATCGGCACGGCGATCCTGGACAAGATCGAATCCGTCGACCACGACGTGTTCACCCAGCGCCCGGAGATCAGCAAGCGCGACAAGGCGCTGATCATGGCCCGCGCCGCCAAGCAATGGGCCTCCAACCTGGATCTCAGCGCCCTGCGTCGGTTGTGGCCCAGCGACTGAAGCGACGTCAGGTCTTCTTCGCCCGCAGCGCCGCCAGCCGCGCGCCCACTTCCGCTTCACGCCCCGACGACGACGGCTGGTAGTAACGACGGCCGCGCAACGCTTCGGGCAGGTATTCCTCGACGACGAAGTGGCCTTCGTAGTCGTGTGGATATTTGTATCCGTCGCCCTGACCCAGCGATTTTTGCAGCGGCGTGCTGGCGTTGCGTAGGTGCAGCGGCACCGGCAACCCGCCGTGCGCGTCGACATCGGCCTTGGCCGCGCCATACGCCGTGACGGCGGTGTTGCTCTTCGGCGCCGCCGCCAGGTACAGCACCGCCTGGGTCATGGGCAGAGTGCCTTCCGGCAGGCCGATGAAACGAAACGCCTCCATCGCCGCCACCGCCACGCCCAGCGCCTGCGGATCTGCGTTGCCCACGTCTTCGGCCGCAAAGATGACCATGCGGCGCAAGACGAACATCGGGTCTTCGCCGGCCTCCAGCATGCGCGCCATCCAGTACACGGCGGCGTCCGGATCGGTGCCGCGCAGACTCTTGATGAACGCGCTGACCACGCCGTAGTGTTCGTCGCCGGCCTTGTCATAGAGGATCGTGCGGCGCTGCAAGGCCTCTTCGACGACGGCGGGGGTGATCAGTTTGCGGCCGGCGGCGTCGGCGGCGGCGATGGCGGCCGCCGCTTCCAGCGTGGTCAATGCGCGCCGGGCATCGCCGCGCGCCTCGCGGGCCAGCAGGGTGCGCACCTCGTCGGGCACGTCCAGCGGCAAGCCGCCCAGGCCCCGCTCGCCGTCGCCGAGGGCGCGATCGATCACCACGCGCAGATCGTCTTCGGTCAATGCCTTCAGCACGACCACCTTGGCCCGCGACAGCAGCGCCGCGTTCACCTCGAATGATGGGTTCTCGGTGGTCGCGCCGATCAGCACCACCGTGCCGGCTTCCACGTGCGGCAAAAGAGCGTCCTGCTGGGCCTTGTTGAAGCGATGGATCTCGTCGATGAACAACACCGTGCGCTCGCCGCGCTCGTCGCGGTGAACGGCCGCCTCGGCGACGGCCTCGCGCAGATCCTTCACGCCGGCCATCACCGCCGACATGGCCACGAACCGCGCTTGCGCCTCGCTGGCCAAAAGCCGCGCCAAGGTTGTCTTCCCCGTGCCCGGCGGTCCCCACAGGATCAGCGACGGCAGCGCCTTGGCGTCCAGCGCCCGGCGCAACAAACGTCCGCTGCCCAGCAACTGCTGCTGTCCGACATATTCGCCCAGCGTGCGCGGCCGCATCCGCTCCGCCAGCGGCTGTCCGCGCCTGTCCTTGCTGGCCGCCCGGGCAAAAAGGTCCATGCGGTGAACTTAGCGCTGTTTTTCTTTCGTCGCCCTGGTGAGGCCGCCCAGGCCCGCCGTCGGGCTGACGCGATAGCCGCGTACGGTCCGGCGCGCCGCCACCACGTTGTCCTCGTGCCACAGCGGCAGCATCGGCAGATCGTCGGCCAGCGCCCGCTGCACCTGCGCGTACAGCGGACGGCGCGCCGCCAGATCGCGCACGGCCGCCGCTTGATCCAGCCAGCTATCGACGGCGCGGTTCTTGTAGTGAAACCGATTCTTGCCGTCATAGTGCGTCTCCGCGGTGGGGATGCGCGACGAATGAAAGAACGGGCGCAGCATGTCGGGTTCGATCACGTCGGTCACCTGCAGCGACAGCAGCTGGAAATTTCCCTTGTTCACGTCGTCGATGAACGTCGCCAGATCGAACGGCCGCACGTCGATCTCGATCCCCACGTCCAGCAACTGGCGGGCGATCACCTGGGCCAGGGCCACGCGAAACCGTTGCGCGCTGGTCTTCCAGGTCAGACGCAAACGCGGCAGCGGGCCGTCACCATCGGGATCGGGATAACCCGCTTCGTCCAAGAGGCGCCGCGCCCGCGCCGGATCGTAGGTCCACCGCGTGACGTCGCCGCTGTACGCGACGTTCGAGGGATCAAGCATGCCCGTCGCCAGCACCGCGTGCCCGCGCAGCTTGGCCGCGATGATCTGCGGCCGGTTGATGGCGCAAGCGATGGCCTGGCGCACGCGCACGTCCGACGTGCCGGGCGCGCTCAGGTTGAAGCCGATGTAGGTCAGCATGGCGCTTTTGCCGTAGCTGACGGTCAGGCGCGGATCTTTCTCGAACGTCTCCAGCACCTGCGGCGGAATGCCGTTTTGGATCAGATCGCCGGAGCGTCCCATCAGCGCCAGAAAGCGCGCATTGTCGTCGCGGATGGTGCGCACGACCACACGGTCGATGGTCGGTGGCACCCGGGCGAAGGGATTTCGCTCCAACTCCAGACGATCCGCGGCGCGCGCCGCCACCCGAAACGGTCCGGCGCCTTGCGGTTCGGCGGCGGGATCAAACGGTGGCAGCGGCGCGCCGGCGCGGACTGCGGCGCGCACGGCGTCGTCCTGCGGCTCGGCGCGCCGGCGATCGACGATGCCGAAATCGAGGTCGGTCAGAAACGGGGCCCGCGGCCGCTGCAGGCGAAAGCGCACCTTCTGCGGCGACACCACGTCGACGCCGGCCAGGATCTCGTTCCACGCCTTGCGGTAGGGGCTGCCCAGCGCCGGATCGCGGACCGACGAGAAGGTGTACTGCACGTCATCCGCGTCGACGGCGCGACCGTCAGCGAAACGGGCATCGGCGCGCACCGTGACCAGATACGAAAGCTCGCTCTCGGCGTCGATCGATTCGGCCAGGGCCAGCAGCGGGCGCGCCTCGGCGTTGTCGACGCTGACCAGCCCCGGAGCCACCAGGCGGGAGATCTTCACGTCCCATGATCCCAGCGTGAAGCGCGGATCGACGCGCTTGATGGGCGCTTCGTTCAGCAGCACCAGTTCATGCGGCGAATCCTCCGGACGCTGGCAACCGGACGCGATGGCAAATGATCCGAAAAAAGCCGCCCAAAGTAGAAGGGCCGGCCACTGGATGTTAAGTTGACCGGACGTTGTCGCGCCTGGCCGTAACTCCCGGTTTCCCATTGAGACCGTCGCGTCGCCCGTGCCGCGCGAACGGACCGACGGTGACGCTGGCCCTGACGCTGGCACTGGCATGGGCGCTTGACGGTGTTGCGTCGGCGCAAATGTCCAAGCGTCCGCTGGCTCCCGCGCCGACGACAGCGGCGGCGGCGACCTCCACCGCGCCACCGCCGGTGAACGCGCCACTGCCACCGACGGCGACACCCCCGGCGGCGCCGCCAGCCGCGGCCGAACCGGAGGTGCTGGTGGGCAAGCCCAGCGGCCGCCCGGTGCTGGCGAACGCAGCGCGCCCGCCGACGGCGGCCGATCTGCCCAAGCCGCCGCCCAAAGATCCCGCCGCCCGCCGCGAGTGGCTGCGCACGCAGCTGGACGAGGTGTTCGGCGCGCCCAGCCTGGCAAAAGCCAAGGTCGGCGTGATGGTGGTGGAAGCAGACACTGGCAGGAAGGTTTACGCACGGTCCGACAAGACGCTGCTCAATGCCGCGTCCAACGTCAAGATCGTCACGTCGGCAGCGGCGCTGGGCATGCTGGGTCCGGAGTACCGCTGGAAGACCACGCTGTCGGCGGCGGTTCCGGCGTCGGGCCCGCTGCTGGGCCCCGGCGGCGAGCTGGGCGGCGATCTTTACGTACGCGGCTTCGGCGATCCCACGCTGACCACGCAGGATCTGAACGCGATGATTGCCGACCTGGCGTCGCTGGGGCTGCGCAAGATCGCCGGCGGGGTGGTGGTCGACGAGACCTTCTTCGATCACGCGCACGTCGGGCCGGCGTACGATCAGAAGAACGAATCGTATGCTTCGCGCGCGCCGTCGTCCGCCGCGTCGCTGAACAACAACGTCGTGGCGGTGACGATCGTCCCGGGGCCCAGCCCCGGCGTGCCGGCGCGCGTGCTGCTGGAACCGGCGTCGCCCTACTTCACCGTCAGCGGCCGCATCGTCTCGTCAGGCGAGGGACCGGCGGCGCACACCGTGGAGACGCAAGACGACGGCCACGGCCACACGGTCATCGTCGTCGGCGGCCGCGTGCGCGCTGGCGGCGAAGCCCACACGCTGCTTCGGCGGGTGGTGGATCCGCCGGCGTATCTGGGGAATACCCTGCGCCAACTTTTGGATCGGCGCGGGATCTCTGTCGGCAAGCCGGTGCGGGTGGCGGCGGCACCAGCACAGGGTCTGCGCATTCTGTCGACGCATGAATCAGCGCCGCTGGGCGTGGCCGCGCACGATCTCAACAAGCGATCGAATAACTTTGCCGCCGAGCAGGTGCTGCGTACGCTGGGGGCCGAGGTGGTGGGCCGGCCGGGCAGCTGGGATCACGGCCTGGAAGCGGTCGCTCGCTATCTGGTCACCGCCGGCGTGGCGCGCGGCAGTTATCAGATGACCAATGGTTCGGGCCTATATGAATCGAACCGTTTCTCGGCCGAGCAAATCACGCAGGTCCTACGGGCGGCGACGCGCGATTTTCGCATTTCTGCCGAGTTTTTGGCCTCTCTGGCTGTGGCCGGCACCGACGGAACCATCGCCCATCGCATGACCGGCACACTGGCCGAGCGATTCGTCAGAGCCAAGACAGGAACGCTGGCCACCGCGAGCTGCCTGTCAGGGATCGCCGGATCGCCCGGCCATATCCCGCTGATTTTCTCGGTGCTGATGAACGACGTGGCCAGTGCGGGTGAGGCCCGTCGTCTCCAGGATCGGGCTGCTGAACTGCTGGTCGCTTATCTCGAAGCGGAATGACCAGCGACGCTGCCGTGCTGTCGCGCGCGCGAAACGTAAGTCTCACCATCGACCGTTGGCTCCGCCTTTTCCTCGCCGCGCTGAAGGCGAAGCCTTGCTTTCTCCTCGGGCGCTAGCTTGTCCCAACCTCTCCCTCCTCCATCGTAAAGAGCGTCAAGCCACTCAGCGGATCGCGGACTAATGTGACGGATCTGCATGCTGCTACCCTCCCCAGTTGATGACTCTCCCGACGTCCGATCGTACAAGAAAATTGATCGTGCGGGGAGTGCCGAAAACCGTTTTCGCCCCGCACGACCGTCGCCTCGCTCCCATCCCCTCTTCACCCTCCCTGCTTCGTCGATCCAGGCCTTCAAGCTCTCGCGTCCTCGTTCGTTCTGCCCCCTCGCTGGTCGCCCTCTATCACTGTCGTTCGCGTTCGCGCTGTGCCCAACTCCCACCTGCCTGCCGCAAATCCCACTTGCTCCCACCCTTGCCCAGCTCACTGTCCTCCGGCATCTCCTTGAAGGCTCACTGTGAATAACCGAACTGATGACCAAGTAATTCCCCAGAAATCATCTCGCCACCTGTACTAATTATTATTAGCGACCCAATGTTTCGGCCGTCTTTCGGAGTGACACTTTGTTTGTTAATTGCGTACAGGCCGACCAGCAAGAGCTTACGGCCGCTTCCAGCACGATGTTGAACGCATCTCAGCGGCCCGTCGAAAGCGCGTGAAGCCGCCTTCTGCAAGGACAACGTGGCGCAACCGCGACTCTCCGGCCTGCGCGCCCAAGGCCGGCTCATTCGCCCCTAACGAACACGGCACACAGAACATCGTGGAGGCAGGGTAATGGAGCCGACCCACCGGGTTCAGGTTGTCTTCCACTTTGCCGTGCGCGAATGGGTCCACCAACAACCAAGTTCCCTCACTGGCCAGTGACTGGCGGATGTGTTTGGGGCGCCCCCCGGATCGGCCATGTCGTGCAAACAATCAAAGCAGGCCACCAGATCGCAATTTTTCCCTGGGAAATCCTGGGCCCGCGCCACTTCAAAGCGCACCCGATCGCCGACGCCCGCTTCCATGCTGGCTTACACGCTGAGCGCAGCCGCCGAGATGGACCTGCGCGACGGCCGGCGCGAAGACGCCCGCACCAAAGCCACTGAGCCCTGACCGCTGCCAGCGCCGTGCGCCGTCCCAGCCAGGTAATTCGAAGCCCCCGACGCCGAGAGCGTGCCCAAGGCGTTTCGCTGCGCCCCGATCAAATTCAAGCGGGTCTGGATCGCCGACCTGTACGGCCCGACGTGACGCAACCGCCACCTTGAATTCGGGGGACGTTTCTCGCAGGATGTCGGCGCGATGACGACCGAGACCGGAGAGCCAAAGTCCGCCACGGGCAAAGGTTCTCTTCCCCCGCCGAAGAAAACCCCGCTGGGCGAGGCGCATCGCCGCCTTGGCGCGAAGATGATCGACTTCGGCGGCTGGTGGATGCCGGTCAGTTACCCGTCGGGGATCATCGAGGAACACCGCACCACCCGCAGCGCGGTGGGCGTGTTCGACGTCTGCCACATGGGCGAGGTGCACTTCAAGGGCCCGCGCGCCGCCGAGGCGGTGCAGCGCCTGGTGACCAATGACGTGGGCAAGCTCGGCGACGGGCGGGCGCTGTACGCCATGTCCTGCTGGCCGGCGGGCGGCATCGTCGACGATCTGATCGTCTATCGCTTTGGCGCCCAGCATTTTCTGATCGTGGTCAACGCCGCCAACGTCAGCAAAGACGTGCGCTGGTTCCGCGAGAATGTGGGCAACTGGTGCGACCTCGTCGACGCGTCGGACGAAACCGGCCTGATCGCCTTTCAGGGTCCACGCGCCGAGAGCGCCCTGCAGACCTTGACCGCGACGCCGCTGTCGTCGTTGCGCTCGTTTGATTTTGTGGCCAGCGCCGAGGTGGCCGGCGTGCGCGCATCGATCGCCCGCACCGGTTACACGGCGGAGGACGGCTTCGAATTGTTCTGCGCCAGCACCGACGCCGCCCGTTTGTGGGACGCTTTGGTCGAGACCGCGGGTATGGTCGGCGGCAAACCGGTGGGCCTGGGCGCGCGCGATACGCTGCGCCTGGAGGGCCGGCTGTCGCTTTACGGCAACGATCTCACCGACGAGACCACGCCGCTCGAGGCGGGTCTTGGCTGGGCGGTCAAGCTGGAGGTGCCGCTGTTCATCGGGCACGACGCGCTGGCGGCGCAGCGACAGGCGGGGGTCACCCGCAAGCTCGCCGGCTTCGTCATGCGCGGGCGCGGCGTCGCCCGGCACGGTTACCCGATCCTCGATGGGGGCGGACGCGTGGTGGGCGAAGTGACGTCCGGCGGCCCCGGCCCCACCGTCGGGAAAAACATCGGCATGGGGTACGTGCCGGCGGCGCTGGCCGAACCAGGCGTCACGCTGGTCATCGATTGTCGGGGGAAGATGGTGGAGGCCGACGTGGTAAAGGGGCCGTTCTACCGACGAGCACCGGTCAACCAAATCGGCGGCGCCTATGCTCCGCCGGCGCAAGGAAAATCATGAGCACGCTTTATCCGGACGATCTGCTTTACACCAAGGACCACGAGTGGGCGCGCGTTGAAGACCGCAATGGCGGCAAGGTGGCCACCATCGGCATCACCAAATTCGCCGTCGAGCAGCTGGGCGACGTCACCCAGATCGAGCTGCCCAAGGAAGGCGAAGCGGTCAAGCAAGCCGAGATCTTCGGGTCGGTCGAATCGGTGAAGGCGGTCTCTGACCTGTTCGCCCCGCTGTCGGGCAAGGTCGTGAAGGTGAACTCGCCACTCGGCGATTCGCCCGAGTACGTGAACGAGGATCCCTACGACGAAGGCTGGATGATTCAGATCGCCATCGCCAACACCGACGAATTGAAGGGCCTGATGGACGCCGACGCCTATCAGACCTTCGTGCGCGAACAGGGAGAGTAGCCACCTTCCATGCCGGTCGATCTTCGCCACCCGGATCGTTTCACCAACCGCCACATCGGGCCCGACACCGCCGACACGGCCGAGATGCTGCGGGCCCTGGGCCTGGGTTCGCTGGACGCGCTCTGCGCCGAGACGGTGCCCGCGTCCATCCGGACCGAGCGCGCGCTGGAGCTGCCGCCGGCGGAGAGCGAATTCGAGTTGCTGCAAGAGGTGGCGCGCATCGGCGCGCGCAACCAGGTCTTTCGCTCGTTCATCGGCCTTGGCTATTCCGACTGCATCACGCCGCCAGTGATTCTGCGCAACATTCTCGAAAATCCCGGCTGGTACACCCAGTACACGCCCTACCAGGCGGAGATCTCGCAGGGCCGGCTGGAAGCGCTGCTGAACTTTCAGACCATGATCGCGGATCTCACCGCGCTGCCGATGGCCAACGCGTCGTTGCTTGACGAAGCTACCGCCGCCGCCGAAGCGATGCACATGATCCACGCCGTGGCGCTGGCGGCCGACGAGCCGGGCCGCGTGTTCCTGGTGGCCGACGATTGCCACCCGCAGACCATCGAGGTCGTCCGCACCCGCGCCGAGCCGCTGGGCATTCCGGTGGTGGTGGCCGACGTGGCGAACTTTTCTTTCGAGGCGCCCGACAGCCCGAAAGTGTTCGGGGTGTTGTTGC
It contains:
- the hpnC gene encoding squalene synthase HpnC, with product MIRQILRDGREGVDGPAARAAAMTGALRGPSGRPPIPWLDPPGGPWTVERAYKYCEDFARAHTERFPVASRLVPAEMRPHLIALYAFARSADDFADEPQYEGRRIEALDRWQEELDRCFHGEADHPVFIALADTIEKRDLPLPPLGDMLTAFRMDLDVTRYSTFQALRGYTARSADPVGRLLLSLFGYRQPELFRFADEISTALQLTNFWQDVAADAARGHIYIPAEDLHFFGLTEADVRSLKPSKTMRNLLRFEVARTRALYERGRPLLEMLGNDLRLELTLIWLIGTAILDKIESVDHDVFTQRPEISKRDKALIMARAAKQWASNLDLSALRRLWPSD
- the dacB gene encoding D-alanyl-D-alanine carboxypeptidase/D-alanyl-D-alanine-endopeptidase encodes the protein MTLALTLALAWALDGVASAQMSKRPLAPAPTTAAAATSTAPPPVNAPLPPTATPPAAPPAAAEPEVLVGKPSGRPVLANAARPPTAADLPKPPPKDPAARREWLRTQLDEVFGAPSLAKAKVGVMVVEADTGRKVYARSDKTLLNAASNVKIVTSAAALGMLGPEYRWKTTLSAAVPASGPLLGPGGELGGDLYVRGFGDPTLTTQDLNAMIADLASLGLRKIAGGVVVDETFFDHAHVGPAYDQKNESYASRAPSSAASLNNNVVAVTIVPGPSPGVPARVLLEPASPYFTVSGRIVSSGEGPAAHTVETQDDGHGHTVIVVGGRVRAGGEAHTLLRRVVDPPAYLGNTLRQLLDRRGISVGKPVRVAAAPAQGLRILSTHESAPLGVAAHDLNKRSNNFAAEQVLRTLGAEVVGRPGSWDHGLEAVARYLVTAGVARGSYQMTNGSGLYESNRFSAEQITQVLRAATRDFRISAEFLASLAVAGTDGTIAHRMTGTLAERFVRAKTGTLATASCLSGIAGSPGHIPLIFSVLMNDVASAGEARRLQDRAAELLVAYLEAE
- the gcvH gene encoding glycine cleavage system protein GcvH translates to MSTLYPDDLLYTKDHEWARVEDRNGGKVATIGITKFAVEQLGDVTQIELPKEGEAVKQAEIFGSVESVKAVSDLFAPLSGKVVKVNSPLGDSPEYVNEDPYDEGWMIQIAIANTDELKGLMDADAYQTFVREQGE
- a CDS encoding replication-associated recombination protein A; protein product: MDLFARAASKDRRGQPLAERMRPRTLGEYVGQQQLLGSGRLLRRALDAKALPSLILWGPPGTGKTTLARLLASEAQARFVAMSAVMAGVKDLREAVAEAAVHRDERGERTVLFIDEIHRFNKAQQDALLPHVEAGTVVLIGATTENPSFEVNAALLSRAKVVVLKALTEDDLRVVIDRALGDGERGLGGLPLDVPDEVRTLLAREARGDARRALTTLEAAAAIAAADAAGRKLITPAVVEEALQRRTILYDKAGDEHYGVVSAFIKSLRGTDPDAAVYWMARMLEAGEDPMFVLRRMVIFAAEDVGNADPQALGVAVAAMEAFRFIGLPEGTLPMTQAVLYLAAAPKSNTAVTAYGAAKADVDAHGGLPVPLHLRNASTPLQKSLGQGDGYKYPHDYEGHFVVEEYLPEALRGRRYYQPSSSGREAEVGARLAALRAKKT
- a CDS encoding hydroxymethylglutaryl-CoA reductase, degradative, yielding MSDLGSTQKNGSRIPGFYRLTVEERRQALRVNSDLSESDLVTLEQGGIDTRGADRVVENVVGVYALPLGLGLNFQVNGRDYLVPMAVEEPSVIAAASNAARMVREGGGFVAEADEPIMTAQVELVGVSDPDRARERIGRASAELLQLAHSALPRLAARGGGARAVEVRTFPDRIIVHIHIDCRNAMGANMVNTVAEAVADRLATLADGRSGLRILTNLCDRRCVRVKARVPHRTLATGELDGVGVRDGIVAASRFAEDDPYRAATHNKGIMNGVDAVVIATGNDWRGVEAGAHAFACTGGRYRPLATWAVDGPSGDLIGRMEMPMAVGTVGGTLQVHAGARLAQRILGVTSSTTLGMLIGCVGMASNLAALRALASDGIQRGHMALHRRATASLRRVDEPLATVSATEPVPVVGSRP
- the gcvT gene encoding glycine cleavage system aminomethyltransferase GcvT — protein: MTTETGEPKSATGKGSLPPPKKTPLGEAHRRLGAKMIDFGGWWMPVSYPSGIIEEHRTTRSAVGVFDVCHMGEVHFKGPRAAEAVQRLVTNDVGKLGDGRALYAMSCWPAGGIVDDLIVYRFGAQHFLIVVNAANVSKDVRWFRENVGNWCDLVDASDETGLIAFQGPRAESALQTLTATPLSSLRSFDFVASAEVAGVRASIARTGYTAEDGFELFCASTDAARLWDALVETAGMVGGKPVGLGARDTLRLEGRLSLYGNDLTDETTPLEAGLGWAVKLEVPLFIGHDALAAQRQAGVTRKLAGFVMRGRGVARHGYPILDGGGRVVGEVTSGGPGPTVGKNIGMGYVPAALAEPGVTLVIDCRGKMVEADVVKGPFYRRAPVNQIGGAYAPPAQGKS
- a CDS encoding ABC transporter substrate-binding protein — its product is MLLNEAPIKRVDPRFTLGSWDVKISRLVAPGLVSVDNAEARPLLALAESIDAESELSYLVTVRADARFADGRAVDADDVQYTFSSVRDPALGSPYRKAWNEILAGVDVVSPQKVRFRLQRPRAPFLTDLDFGIVDRRRAEPQDDAVRAAVRAGAPLPPFDPAAEPQGAGPFRVAARAADRLELERNPFARVPPTIDRVVVRTIRDDNARFLALMGRSGDLIQNGIPPQVLETFEKDPRLTVSYGKSAMLTYIGFNLSAPGTSDVRVRQAIACAINRPQIIAAKLRGHAVLATGMLDPSNVAYSGDVTRWTYDPARARRLLDEAGYPDPDGDGPLPRLRLTWKTSAQRFRVALAQVIARQLLDVGIEIDVRPFDLATFIDDVNKGNFQLLSLQVTDVIEPDMLRPFFHSSRIPTAETHYDGKNRFHYKNRAVDSWLDQAAAVRDLAARRPLYAQVQRALADDLPMLPLWHEDNVVAARRTVRGYRVSPTAGLGGLTRATKEKQR